One Tolypothrix bouteillei VB521301 DNA window includes the following coding sequences:
- a CDS encoding sialidase family protein, which produces MFSPQNKRRAAPTALLSIFIVLSIAPAIAESSFITVAPDTTNQNKLINNAIADLAGIPARKAIATEDKKAPVPGTRFPAHSNQQLLRILQRAGFGIFSDNMRSKMLLATVFLALPIENTADGAIEQTIESTSSPKQKNLFSWRNVRLNGMGYISGMSISPVAPHDVYIRADIGGAYRYDRKNEKWIPLMDMFSSSFSGGSVGVESIAADPVNPSRVYAVVKSISGVSNNGSKKVNTYAGEVLVSNDRGKTWNPTSFVKHGIYVGPNDDYRNETGERLAIDPNNPNIIYFASRKHGLWRKEKQNDWTNLKGGLPAPGSLSVAATNIEKSSCTSERSTSTSTENKKKEKQEKPGPGFTFVVFDKTTGKPGNLTPTLYVGIHGSGVWQSKNAGKSWRNIGGRQDPLRAAVASDGTLYVNYGTYGENNKTGGIAKFQNGRCWDITPDTKNRVYAAISVQRDRPTVAMAISDRMVYRTKDGGKSWQRIEMAMGSKDPNFPDAPVNSSAPEYFLSYASEGAASIVIDPSNPQKVWWTNGWGVARTDNADSEKPVYSWVQENLNELAATMVRVPPKALSDGGAELVIASQDTIGFRVSSRNQVPKNKINPVGIPVNPATKSWANPNWDVYPIPFPHVATGTSLDYAYTKPNYMAVVGFHNWQGFWPIHGYSSDNGKTWKAFESFPVGKDSSSEYASGGQIAISPTNPLNMVWAPTWGPSTHYTMDGGKTWKPALTNNGEPLPNSWGNRIHPYVSSYIVTADKADSEGKTFYYFDGTAFYYSKDGGTIWTKSKAGDFPSLILRPIILSNPLKPGDVWLSFQRNPEDIQRNPLYRSIDGGQTFSKVKSVDSSELVAFGKGDNNIPAIYLFGRVNGAQKDTLYKSEDMGKTWKAISDPQTLQFPAAYWMEGDMRQKNIIYVATIGRGVMVGELQYSQTFNVFTFTKSVVDNIMKLF; this is translated from the coding sequence ATGTTCTCTCCTCAGAACAAACGTAGGGCTGCACCTACCGCCCTACTTAGTATTTTTATTGTCTTATCGATCGCACCTGCGATTGCTGAATCCTCTTTCATTACAGTCGCACCAGATACGACTAACCAAAACAAGTTAATTAACAATGCGATCGCTGATTTAGCTGGGATACCTGCAAGAAAAGCGATCGCTACTGAGGACAAGAAAGCGCCTGTTCCAGGGACAAGATTTCCAGCACACTCTAACCAACAGCTTTTGAGGATTTTACAAAGAGCAGGATTTGGAATTTTCTCAGATAATATGAGAAGTAAAATGCTTCTGGCAACTGTTTTCTTAGCTTTACCTATAGAAAACACAGCAGATGGAGCCATAGAGCAAACAATTGAAAGCACGAGCAGCCCCAAGCAGAAGAATCTCTTTTCTTGGCGAAATGTCAGGCTCAACGGCATGGGGTATATTTCTGGTATGTCTATTTCTCCAGTTGCCCCACACGATGTCTATATCAGAGCAGATATAGGAGGCGCGTACCGCTACGATCGAAAGAATGAAAAGTGGATTCCCTTGATGGATATGTTCTCTTCAAGCTTCTCAGGGGGATCTGTTGGTGTTGAAAGTATAGCTGCCGATCCGGTCAACCCGTCTCGAGTTTATGCTGTTGTCAAATCAATATCAGGTGTTAGCAACAACGGAAGTAAAAAAGTTAATACTTATGCAGGGGAGGTTTTAGTTTCAAATGATAGGGGTAAAACGTGGAATCCAACTAGCTTTGTTAAACACGGTATTTATGTTGGTCCAAACGATGATTACCGTAATGAAACAGGAGAACGGTTAGCGATCGATCCTAATAATCCTAACATTATTTATTTTGCTTCCCGCAAACACGGATTGTGGAGAAAAGAAAAACAGAATGATTGGACAAATCTTAAGGGAGGTCTACCCGCTCCTGGTTCTTTATCTGTAGCTGCAACCAATATTGAAAAAAGCTCATGTACTTCCGAGCGTTCAACTTCTACCAGTACTGAAAATAAAAAGAAAGAAAAACAAGAGAAGCCCGGTCCTGGCTTTACCTTCGTCGTTTTTGATAAGACAACAGGTAAACCAGGAAATTTAACACCGACTCTGTACGTTGGTATTCACGGTAGTGGTGTTTGGCAAAGTAAAAATGCCGGGAAATCCTGGAGAAATATTGGGGGTCGTCAAGATCCATTACGTGCCGCAGTTGCTTCTGATGGAACGCTTTACGTTAATTATGGAACTTATGGCGAGAATAACAAAACTGGTGGTATAGCAAAATTTCAAAATGGAAGATGCTGGGATATTACGCCCGATACAAAAAACAGAGTTTACGCAGCTATTAGCGTGCAAAGAGATCGCCCTACGGTGGCTATGGCTATATCAGATCGGATGGTTTATCGAACAAAGGACGGTGGAAAATCCTGGCAGCGCATTGAGATGGCTATGGGAAGTAAAGACCCTAATTTTCCAGATGCCCCTGTTAATTCATCAGCGCCTGAATACTTCTTATCCTATGCCAGTGAAGGAGCAGCATCCATCGTTATAGATCCCTCTAATCCACAAAAAGTTTGGTGGACAAATGGCTGGGGAGTTGCACGCACAGACAATGCAGATAGTGAAAAGCCAGTGTATAGTTGGGTACAAGAAAATTTGAACGAGCTGGCTGCTACAATGGTAAGGGTACCGCCAAAAGCACTGTCAGACGGCGGAGCAGAACTAGTCATTGCATCTCAGGATACGATCGGGTTTCGGGTATCCTCTCGCAACCAAGTTCCTAAAAACAAGATTAATCCTGTGGGAATTCCTGTCAACCCAGCTACAAAATCTTGGGCTAATCCTAACTGGGATGTCTATCCAATACCATTTCCTCATGTAGCAACCGGAACAAGTTTAGACTACGCTTACACCAAACCCAATTACATGGCGGTAGTAGGGTTTCATAATTGGCAAGGATTTTGGCCAATTCATGGGTATTCTTCCGATAATGGAAAGACTTGGAAAGCTTTTGAATCATTTCCTGTTGGGAAAGATTCCTCAAGTGAATATGCTTCCGGAGGTCAGATTGCTATCTCACCTACCAATCCACTTAATATGGTGTGGGCACCTACATGGGGACCCAGTACACATTATACGATGGATGGTGGGAAAACATGGAAACCTGCCTTGACGAATAACGGAGAACCTTTACCTAATTCTTGGGGGAATAGGATTCATCCATATGTAAGTTCCTACATCGTTACAGCTGACAAAGCTGATTCTGAAGGAAAAACATTTTATTACTTTGATGGAACTGCATTTTACTATAGTAAAGATGGTGGTACAATCTGGACTAAAAGCAAGGCTGGAGATTTCCCCAGCTTGATTTTGCGCCCCATTATTCTCTCTAATCCACTTAAGCCAGGAGATGTTTGGCTCAGCTTTCAACGCAATCCAGAAGATATACAACGCAATCCTCTGTATCGATCTATTGATGGAGGTCAAACTTTTAGTAAGGTTAAATCTGTCGATTCTAGCGAGCTCGTTGCTTTTGGTAAAGGAGACAACAATATTCCTGCTATCTACCTGTTTGGACGCGTGAATGGAGCACAGAAAGATACTCTGTATAAATCAGAAGATATGGGAAAAACTTGGAAAGCTATTAGCGATCCTCAGACACTCCAATTTCCAGCAGCTTATTGGATGGAAGGCGATATGCGCCAGAAGAATATTATTTATGTCGCTACTATCGGTCGTGGCGTTATGGTTGGTGAACTTCAGTATTCTCAAACTTTCAATGTCTTCACATTTACCAAAAGTGTAGTTGATAATATAATGAAGCTTTTCTAG
- a CDS encoding hybrid sensor histidine kinase/response regulator, which yields MARAMERKQSVWIVDDEPNGFEVIELLLRREGYHLNYYNSGKEVLNRLETNLPDAILLDVMMPEIDGIETCSRIKANSLWKHIPIIIVTALDSKEDLARALESGADDFLTKPVNGLELRARVRSMLRIKQQYDALQATINLRHDLSKLVVEDLGQPMSTLLLGSHLLLQSNLESKDRERAEMVYAAGLEIDAIVNGLLRLAKMESNRLLLNRVEVDLNELVEVVIANFQAIANSKQIQLKTELQKQRRWLSIDTNLFQRLLDNLLTNAIESSPSGSTITFRVNYSNTTEPLKQATITITDEGTSSKHLQQSILEQYELGSLVSGASQIGLRLTFCKMVAEAHGGAIAIKDNQPQGSIVTVDI from the coding sequence ATGGCAAGAGCAATGGAACGCAAACAATCTGTGTGGATAGTTGATGATGAGCCAAACGGATTTGAGGTTATTGAGTTGCTGCTGCGGCGCGAAGGATACCACCTGAACTACTATAACAGTGGCAAAGAAGTTTTAAACCGTCTGGAAACAAATCTTCCCGATGCTATCTTACTGGATGTAATGATGCCAGAAATAGATGGGATTGAAACCTGTAGCCGTATAAAGGCAAATTCTCTTTGGAAACATATTCCCATTATTATAGTAACAGCGCTGGATTCTAAGGAAGATCTAGCACGTGCTTTAGAATCTGGAGCCGATGATTTTCTCACAAAACCCGTTAACGGGCTGGAATTACGCGCTCGTGTCCGTTCCATGCTGCGGATTAAGCAACAGTATGATGCACTGCAAGCCACTATTAACCTGCGTCATGATTTATCTAAGCTAGTGGTGGAAGATTTAGGACAACCAATGTCTACTCTGTTACTGGGAAGCCACTTATTACTGCAAAGCAATCTAGAGTCTAAAGACCGGGAACGTGCAGAAATGGTTTATGCAGCTGGTCTGGAGATTGATGCGATCGTCAACGGTTTATTGCGATTGGCGAAGATGGAATCGAACAGGTTATTGCTAAATCGCGTTGAGGTAGACCTGAATGAACTTGTGGAAGTAGTCATAGCGAATTTTCAGGCGATCGCTAATTCCAAGCAAATACAATTAAAAACCGAACTCCAAAAGCAACGACGCTGGCTCTCCATAGATACCAATCTGTTCCAGCGCTTGCTAGATAATCTCCTGACTAACGCAATTGAGTCGTCTCCTTCTGGGAGCACGATTACATTTCGCGTTAATTATTCAAATACAACCGAACCTCTCAAACAAGCAACTATTACCATTACCGATGAAGGAACTAGTAGCAAACACTTACAGCAATCCATTCTCGAGCAGTATGAGTTAGGGAGTTTGGTAAGTGGAGCTTCCCAAATTGGGCTGAGACTTACATTTTGCAAAATGGTAGCTGAAGCTCACGGTGGAGCGATCGCAATCAAAGATAATCAGCCGCAAGGTTCAATTGTGACAGTAGATATATGA